Proteins encoded by one window of Pseudonocardia alni:
- a CDS encoding gamma carbonic anhydrase family protein: MPLYALGDAEPDIHPTAYVHPDAVVIGNVTLGPESTVWPTAVLRGDDGRIEVGARSSIQDGSIIHTTLREPTIIGDEVTVGHNVHIEAATIGNRALISSGSVVLNGSTIGEGAVVAAGAVVSPKADVPAYRMALGVPARVRDGYEVPADRWRYAVESYVDRGRRFASQLRRLEG; this comes from the coding sequence GTGCCTCTGTACGCGCTCGGTGACGCCGAACCGGACATCCACCCGACCGCCTACGTCCATCCGGACGCCGTCGTGATCGGCAACGTGACGCTGGGCCCGGAGTCCACCGTCTGGCCCACCGCGGTGCTGCGCGGTGACGACGGCCGGATCGAGGTCGGTGCCCGCAGCAGCATCCAGGACGGGTCGATCATCCACACGACCCTGCGGGAGCCGACGATCATCGGGGACGAGGTGACCGTCGGGCACAACGTGCACATCGAGGCGGCCACCATCGGCAACCGGGCGCTCATCTCGTCGGGCTCGGTGGTGCTGAACGGCTCGACGATCGGCGAGGGCGCGGTCGTCGCCGCCGGCGCGGTGGTGTCGCCGAAGGCCGACGTGCCCGCGTACCGGATGGCGCTGGGCGTGCCCGCCCGCGTCCGCGACGGTTACGAGGTGCCCGCCGACCGCTGGCGGTACGCCGTGGAGTCCTACGTCGACCGGGGCCGCCGCTTCGCGTCGCAGCTGCGCCGGCTGGAGGGCTGA
- the recG gene encoding ATP-dependent DNA helicase RecG, with protein MDDGFDLDSRLDGPLGRKAADALAPLGLETVGDLLRHYPRRYVDRGRLTEIAGLVAGEHVTVVAAVARAELREMRNRRGKMLKAVIRDEKGGELDATFFNGWKLQGFIKQGVVGVFSGKVGVFNNRLQLTHPQFEEIEESDSLRPFLSVYPANAKVTSQAIARSVRQVLEQIDDPTDPLPESLREREKLPELGRALRRIHVPETEADLFAARHRLVWDEALGVQLALALRREAAVARPAPVCPRRDDGLLAAFDAGLPFPLTEGQQEVGEQVAADLAREYPMNRLVQGDVGAGKTIVALRAMLQAVDAGTQAAMLAPTEVLAAQHARSLRAMLGALGRGGELGAGEDATAVTLLTGSMGAKAKRQALLDAQSGAAGIVVGTHALIQDTVGFAELGLVVVDEQHRFGVEQRDALRARGEKAPHMLVMTATPIPRTVAMTVYGDLAVSELKGLPKGRSPVATTVVPLAEHPSWIERVWQRIREEVEAGHQCYVVCPRVGGTEKEDAEEPPPDDDGGEERRAPLAVLDIAPLIEEKLAGLRVGILHGKLPPEEKDTVMRAFERAELDVLVATTVIEVGVDVPNATGIVLLDADRFGLSQLHQLRGRVGRGSAPGLCLLVTDMPAATAARERLDAIAGTTDGFELARLDLELRREGDVLGSSQSGSRSGLKLLSLLRHGEVIEKAQVYARHLVADDPGLAGHPRLRDLVGETLGDEERAAYLDKS; from the coding sequence ATGGACGACGGGTTCGACCTCGACAGCAGGCTCGACGGGCCGCTCGGGCGCAAGGCCGCCGACGCGCTGGCCCCGCTCGGGCTGGAGACCGTCGGGGACCTGCTGCGGCACTACCCGCGGCGCTACGTCGACCGCGGCCGGCTCACCGAGATCGCCGGGCTGGTCGCGGGCGAGCACGTCACCGTCGTCGCGGCGGTGGCGCGCGCCGAGCTGCGGGAGATGCGCAACCGGCGCGGGAAGATGCTCAAGGCCGTCATCCGGGACGAGAAGGGCGGCGAGCTCGACGCCACCTTCTTCAACGGCTGGAAGCTGCAGGGCTTCATCAAGCAGGGCGTCGTCGGCGTCTTCTCCGGCAAGGTCGGGGTGTTCAACAACCGGCTGCAGCTGACCCACCCGCAGTTCGAGGAGATCGAGGAGAGCGACTCGCTGCGCCCGTTCCTGTCGGTCTACCCGGCGAACGCGAAGGTGACCTCGCAGGCCATCGCGCGCTCGGTGCGCCAGGTCCTGGAGCAGATCGACGACCCGACCGACCCGCTGCCCGAGTCGCTGCGCGAGCGGGAGAAGCTGCCCGAGCTGGGGCGGGCGCTGCGGCGCATCCACGTGCCGGAGACCGAGGCCGACCTGTTCGCCGCCCGGCACCGTCTGGTGTGGGACGAGGCGCTCGGTGTGCAGCTGGCGCTCGCGCTCCGGCGGGAGGCCGCCGTCGCGCGGCCTGCCCCGGTGTGCCCGCGCCGCGACGACGGCCTGCTCGCCGCGTTCGACGCGGGCCTCCCGTTCCCGCTGACCGAGGGCCAGCAGGAGGTCGGCGAGCAGGTCGCCGCGGACCTCGCCCGCGAGTACCCGATGAACCGCCTCGTGCAGGGCGACGTCGGCGCGGGCAAGACGATCGTCGCGCTGCGGGCGATGCTGCAGGCCGTCGACGCGGGCACCCAGGCCGCGATGCTGGCCCCCACCGAGGTCCTCGCCGCCCAGCACGCCCGCTCGCTGCGCGCGATGCTCGGCGCGCTCGGTCGCGGCGGCGAGCTCGGCGCGGGGGAGGACGCGACCGCGGTGACACTGCTGACCGGGTCGATGGGGGCGAAGGCCAAGCGGCAGGCGCTGCTCGACGCGCAGTCCGGGGCGGCGGGGATCGTCGTCGGGACCCACGCGCTGATCCAGGACACCGTCGGGTTCGCCGAGCTGGGGCTGGTCGTGGTCGACGAGCAGCACCGGTTCGGGGTGGAGCAGCGCGACGCGCTGCGCGCCCGCGGCGAGAAGGCCCCGCACATGCTGGTCATGACGGCCACGCCGATCCCGCGCACCGTGGCCATGACCGTCTACGGGGACCTGGCGGTGTCCGAGCTGAAGGGGTTGCCGAAGGGCCGCTCCCCGGTCGCGACGACGGTCGTGCCGCTGGCCGAGCACCCGTCGTGGATCGAGCGGGTGTGGCAGCGGATCCGCGAGGAGGTCGAGGCGGGCCACCAGTGCTACGTCGTGTGCCCCCGGGTCGGCGGGACGGAGAAGGAGGACGCCGAGGAGCCCCCGCCGGACGACGACGGCGGCGAGGAGCGGCGCGCCCCGCTCGCGGTGCTCGACATCGCCCCGCTGATCGAGGAGAAGCTGGCCGGGCTGCGGGTCGGGATCCTGCACGGCAAGCTCCCGCCGGAGGAGAAGGACACCGTGATGCGGGCCTTCGAACGCGCCGAGCTCGACGTGCTCGTCGCGACCACGGTGATCGAGGTCGGCGTCGACGTGCCGAACGCGACCGGGATCGTGCTGCTCGACGCGGACCGCTTCGGCCTGTCCCAGCTGCACCAGCTGCGCGGCCGGGTCGGCCGGGGCAGCGCACCCGGCCTGTGCCTGCTGGTCACCGACATGCCCGCCGCGACCGCCGCCCGCGAACGGCTCGACGCGATCGCCGGGACCACCGACGGCTTCGAGCTGGCCCGCCTCGACCTGGAGCTGCGCCGCGAGGGCGACGTGCTCGGGTCGAGCCAGTCCGGCTCCCGCTCGGGGCTCAAGCTGCTGTCGCTGCTGCGCCACGGCGAGGTCATCGAGAAGGCCCAGGTGTACGCCCGGCACCTGGTCGCCGACGACCCGGGCCTGGCCGGCCACCCGCGGCTGCGGGACCTGGTGGGGGAGACCCTCGGCGACGAGGAGCGGGCCGCCTACCTGGACAAGTCCTGA
- a CDS encoding DAK2 domain-containing protein → MASPFDPALLRRWIDAAAERLTAGRAEIDRINVFPVADHDTGSNLLLTARAAASAPLDGDSPAADAPAADPAAEDVRPVRAAAALAAAAVRGARGNSGLILSQLFRGLAEELEAAAARRPNTPAGELLAGALRRAAALAAVAVSAPRPGTALTVLDAAAAAVAARVAAGAATGPSSAGAELTRVADLPDPSGRADPSGRADPSGRADPSGRADPDGGGLDTTGALAEAARVAADAARAALARATGRPPELVRAGVVDAGGLGLVVVLDALVAAAGGDPGPPPSSQVGTPGPASTVTADGELVPWVPQPVYEVTYWLPGPDPAALETLRARLAGLGDSVGLAGDGGGGVMVHVHTTEAGPAVEAGLAVGRPSGIRIEALPPAPPTRDRAVLLMIESSGAGALARAAGGNVLVADPDPTVDEVLAAIRATGAEHVVVLPCATHRRTVTETAAERVRFEGIDVVVIPASSVLQGLAALAVHDPARRAPDDVVAMAEAAAATRTGGLAVAEAEALTWAGPCRPGEILGISDGEVVLIAPDLAVGALWLAHRMLTPGGELVTVLLGSAAPDELGERFAEDLRRTHPEVDVVVHRGEQGDYPLVLGVE, encoded by the coding sequence GTGGCCTCGCCGTTCGACCCCGCGCTGCTGCGCCGCTGGATCGACGCCGCCGCCGAGCGGCTCACCGCCGGCCGGGCCGAGATCGACCGCATCAACGTCTTCCCGGTCGCCGACCACGACACCGGGTCGAACCTGCTGCTGACCGCCCGTGCGGCTGCCTCGGCCCCGCTGGACGGGGACTCCCCGGCCGCCGATGCCCCCGCCGCGGACCCCGCCGCCGAGGACGTCCGGCCGGTGCGTGCCGCGGCGGCCCTGGCCGCGGCCGCGGTGCGCGGGGCCCGCGGGAACTCCGGTCTGATCCTGTCCCAGCTGTTCCGGGGCCTGGCCGAGGAGCTGGAGGCCGCGGCCGCACGACGGCCGAACACCCCGGCCGGTGAGTTGCTCGCCGGGGCGCTGCGGCGGGCCGCGGCGCTGGCGGCCGTCGCGGTGTCCGCGCCGCGCCCGGGGACCGCGCTCACCGTGCTCGACGCCGCAGCCGCAGCCGTGGCGGCGCGGGTGGCGGCCGGGGCGGCCACCGGGCCGTCCTCCGCCGGTGCGGAGCTCACCCGGGTCGCCGACCTGCCCGACCCGTCCGGCCGCGCCGACCCGTCCGGCCGCGCCGACCCGTCCGGCCGCGCCGACCCGTCCGGCCGCGCCGACCCCGACGGCGGGGGCCTCGACACGACCGGTGCGCTCGCCGAGGCCGCCCGGGTGGCCGCGGACGCGGCTCGGGCCGCGCTGGCCCGGGCCACCGGGCGCCCACCCGAGCTGGTGCGGGCCGGGGTCGTCGACGCGGGCGGGCTGGGCCTGGTCGTCGTGCTGGACGCGCTGGTCGCCGCGGCGGGCGGCGATCCGGGGCCGCCGCCGTCGTCGCAGGTGGGGACGCCCGGTCCGGCCTCGACGGTCACCGCCGACGGCGAACTCGTGCCGTGGGTGCCCCAGCCGGTCTACGAGGTCACCTACTGGCTGCCCGGGCCCGACCCGGCCGCGCTGGAGACGCTGCGTGCCCGGCTCGCCGGGCTCGGGGACTCGGTCGGTCTCGCCGGGGACGGCGGTGGCGGGGTGATGGTGCACGTGCACACCACCGAGGCCGGGCCCGCGGTCGAGGCGGGACTGGCGGTCGGGCGCCCGTCGGGGATCCGGATCGAGGCGTTGCCGCCGGCGCCGCCGACCCGGGACCGCGCGGTCCTGCTGATGATCGAGAGCAGCGGGGCCGGGGCGCTGGCCCGGGCCGCGGGCGGGAACGTGCTGGTCGCCGACCCGGACCCGACCGTCGACGAGGTCCTGGCCGCGATCCGCGCGACCGGCGCCGAGCACGTCGTGGTGCTGCCGTGCGCGACGCACCGGCGCACGGTCACCGAGACCGCGGCCGAGCGGGTGCGGTTCGAGGGCATCGACGTGGTGGTGATCCCGGCGAGCTCGGTGCTGCAGGGCCTGGCCGCGCTCGCGGTGCACGACCCGGCCCGTCGCGCCCCGGACGACGTCGTCGCGATGGCCGAGGCCGCGGCCGCCACCCGGACCGGTGGGCTGGCCGTCGCGGAGGCCGAGGCGCTCACCTGGGCCGGTCCCTGCCGCCCGGGGGAGATCCTCGGGATCTCCGACGGCGAGGTCGTGCTGATCGCCCCGGATCTCGCTGTCGGTGCCCTGTGGTTGGCTCACCGCATGCTCACTCCGGGTGGGGAGCTGGTGACCGTGCTGCTCGGCTCGGCCGCCCCCGACGAGCTCGGGGAGCGGTTCGCCGAGGACCTGCGCCGCACCCACCCGGAGGTCGACGTCGTGGTGCACCGGGGGGAGCAGGGCGACTACCCGCTGGTGCTGGGAGTGGAGTAG
- a CDS encoding monovalent cation/H+ antiporter complex subunit F, with amino-acid sequence MTVVHTLVLIMLTAAAALTMWRLLKGPTTLDRIAALDVFVVLIVAAAAVYAAIYSDGSNIPLLAAVALIALVGSATAARLVERWERHR; translated from the coding sequence GTGACCGTCGTCCACACGCTGGTACTGATCATGCTGACCGCCGCGGCGGCGCTGACGATGTGGCGGCTCCTGAAGGGCCCCACCACGCTGGACCGCATCGCGGCCCTGGACGTGTTCGTCGTGCTGATCGTGGCGGCGGCCGCGGTGTACGCGGCGATCTACTCCGACGGGTCGAACATCCCGCTGCTGGCCGCGGTCGCGCTGATCGCGCTGGTCGGCTCGGCGACGGCGGCCCGCCTGGTCGAACGATGGGAGCGGCACCGCTGA
- a CDS encoding Na+/H+ antiporter subunit D yields MLGAATSVVVSRRASAQRVIGVVTLTLVCVVAAVLLVAADANGPVVAELGGWSAPMGIVLVADRMSALLLLISTVVTLAVLVYAIDQRISDYGRETASTTFHPIFLLLSTGVSLAYLTGDLFTLFVAFEIMLASSYVLITRRTSASRIRSGMTYVIVSLTSSLLFLTAVGLVYAATGTVNLADLAGRMGALPEGLRAVLALVLIVVFGIKAAIVPLHFWLPDSYPNAPAPVTALFAGLLTKVGIYALLRTQTLVFPQDSPSTLLLVIAAVTMVVGALGAVAQDDLNRLLSFLLVSHIGFMVFGLALHTPDGIAGTGLYVVHHITVQATLFLVSGLITRRTGTVSISQMGGLAQRAPHLAVLFAIPAITLAGLPPTSGFVAKLALLQAGAGAGPAGALVAAVVVLASLLTLYAVARVWVRVFWGAPKEPLADDDPNDELVVGTARSARGMYVGASALVVVSVAIALFAGPLSGVTARAGVDLHDRTGYTDAVLGPGADPGSGGTISADGRPGDVDGNTTVRTAAGDTPEVTP; encoded by the coding sequence ATGCTCGGTGCCGCGACCAGCGTCGTCGTCAGCCGCCGCGCCTCGGCCCAGCGGGTCATCGGCGTGGTGACCCTGACGCTGGTGTGCGTCGTCGCCGCCGTGCTGCTGGTCGCGGCCGACGCGAACGGCCCGGTCGTCGCCGAGCTCGGCGGCTGGTCGGCCCCGATGGGCATCGTGCTCGTCGCCGACCGGATGTCGGCGCTGCTGCTGCTCATCTCGACGGTGGTGACCCTCGCGGTGCTCGTCTACGCGATCGACCAGCGGATCTCCGACTACGGCCGGGAGACCGCCAGCACCACCTTCCACCCGATCTTCCTGCTGCTGTCGACGGGGGTGTCGCTGGCCTACCTGACCGGCGACCTGTTCACCCTGTTCGTCGCGTTCGAGATCATGCTGGCGTCGAGCTACGTGCTCATCACCCGGCGGACGTCGGCGTCGCGGATCCGGTCCGGCATGACCTACGTGATCGTGTCGCTGACCTCGTCGCTGCTGTTCCTCACCGCGGTGGGGCTCGTCTACGCCGCCACCGGCACGGTCAACCTGGCCGACCTCGCCGGGCGGATGGGCGCGCTGCCGGAGGGCCTGCGCGCGGTCCTGGCCCTGGTGCTGATCGTGGTGTTCGGCATCAAGGCGGCGATCGTGCCGCTGCACTTCTGGCTGCCCGACAGCTACCCGAACGCGCCCGCCCCGGTCACCGCGCTGTTCGCGGGCCTGCTCACCAAGGTCGGTATCTACGCGCTGCTGCGCACCCAGACGCTGGTGTTCCCGCAGGACAGCCCGTCGACGCTGCTGCTGGTGATCGCCGCCGTCACGATGGTGGTCGGGGCACTCGGCGCCGTCGCCCAGGACGACCTCAACCGGCTGCTGTCGTTCCTGCTGGTCAGCCACATCGGGTTCATGGTGTTCGGGCTCGCCCTGCACACCCCCGACGGCATCGCCGGGACCGGGCTCTACGTCGTCCACCACATCACGGTCCAGGCGACGTTGTTCCTGGTCAGCGGGCTCATCACCCGGCGGACCGGGACGGTGTCGATCTCCCAGATGGGTGGGCTGGCCCAGCGGGCACCGCACCTGGCCGTGCTGTTCGCGATCCCCGCGATCACCCTCGCCGGGCTGCCACCCACCTCGGGGTTCGTCGCGAAGCTCGCGCTTCTGCAGGCCGGTGCGGGCGCGGGCCCCGCCGGGGCGCTGGTCGCCGCCGTCGTCGTGCTGGCGAGCCTGCTGACCCTCTACGCCGTCGCCCGGGTCTGGGTGCGGGTGTTCTGGGGCGCGCCCAAGGAGCCCCTCGCCGACGACGACCCGAACGACGAGCTCGTCGTCGGGACCGCGCGCAGCGCCCGCGGCATGTACGTCGGCGCGTCCGCGCTGGTCGTGGTCAGCGTCGCGATCGCCCTGTTCGCCGGCCCGCTGTCCGGGGTGACCGCCCGGGCCGGGGTGGACCTGCACGACCGGACCGGCTACACCGACGCCGTCCTCGGGCCGGGCGCCGACCCCGGCAGCGGTGGGACCATCAGCGCCGACGGCCGGCCCGGCGACGTCGACGGGAACACGACCGTGCGGACCGCGGCCGGCGACACCCCGGAGGTGACCCCGTGA
- a CDS encoding Na+/H+ antiporter subunit E, whose amino-acid sequence MSEQTPSRGGAGTADGPDPQDRPDGDDREDRVLSSPEARREAEMGAAEVGDPPEPDHAPTPARVPPPAPDSVAEPTGASSRGGSVRRRVPQVLALALVWVLLWGSLSPAAIVGGLLVGAAVTAVFPLPLLPEPLPIRPWKLLRLLGFLVSDLVVSGIRVSMVTLRHGPRARSGIVGLPLCTGSDRTATTIVAACALSPGSFTLQIDRARHRWYVYALGLHRPGAVERTRRDMMRLQMRVIDAVGSQEDRDRCAAAVTAEDAGRNDR is encoded by the coding sequence GTGAGCGAGCAGACCCCGAGCCGCGGTGGCGCGGGCACGGCCGACGGCCCGGACCCGCAGGACCGCCCCGACGGCGACGACCGCGAGGACCGGGTGCTGTCCTCGCCGGAGGCTCGCCGGGAGGCCGAGATGGGAGCGGCCGAGGTCGGCGACCCGCCCGAGCCCGACCACGCCCCCACCCCCGCCCGGGTGCCCCCGCCGGCCCCCGACTCCGTCGCCGAGCCGACGGGTGCGAGCTCCCGGGGCGGGAGCGTGCGCAGGCGGGTCCCGCAGGTGCTCGCGCTGGCGCTGGTGTGGGTGCTGCTGTGGGGGAGTCTCTCCCCGGCTGCGATCGTGGGCGGGCTGCTCGTCGGTGCCGCGGTCACGGCGGTCTTCCCGCTGCCGCTACTGCCCGAGCCGCTCCCGATCCGCCCGTGGAAGCTGCTGCGGCTGCTGGGTTTCCTGGTCTCGGACCTGGTCGTCTCCGGCATCCGGGTCAGCATGGTGACGCTGCGGCACGGGCCGCGCGCCCGGTCCGGGATCGTCGGGCTGCCGCTGTGCACCGGCTCGGACCGCACCGCGACGACGATCGTCGCGGCCTGCGCGCTGTCCCCGGGCAGCTTCACGCTGCAGATCGACCGCGCCCGGCACCGCTGGTACGTCTACGCACTCGGCCTGCACCGACCCGGCGCCGTCGAACGGACTCGCCGGGACATGATGCGGCTGCAGATGCGGGTCATCGACGCCGTCGGCAGCCAGGAGGACCGGGATCGGTGCGCCGCCGCGGTCACCGCCGAGGACGCGGGGAGGAACGACCGGTGA
- the mnhG gene encoding monovalent cation/H(+) antiporter subunit G, whose amino-acid sequence MGAAPLMGVHDVLDVVSATLMLAGGLSCLLGALGLVRLPDLPARLQATTKPQTLGLLLILLGVAVNLEFENSSTLILVVLFQVLTAPVISQVVGRSAYRSGAIDRDALVVDDLGEDIDADARAREVRTVQPSSPEPGPSSRSVDGVDRAPER is encoded by the coding sequence ATGGGAGCGGCACCGCTGATGGGCGTGCACGACGTGCTCGATGTGGTCTCCGCCACGCTGATGCTTGCCGGTGGGCTGTCCTGCCTGCTCGGCGCGCTCGGGCTGGTCCGGCTGCCGGACCTGCCCGCCCGGCTGCAGGCCACCACCAAGCCGCAGACCCTGGGGCTGCTGCTGATCCTGCTGGGCGTCGCGGTGAACCTGGAGTTCGAGAACTCCTCGACGCTGATCCTGGTGGTGCTGTTCCAGGTGCTGACGGCGCCGGTCATCTCGCAGGTGGTCGGTCGCTCGGCCTACCGCAGCGGCGCGATCGACCGGGACGCACTCGTCGTCGACGACCTGGGGGAGGACATCGACGCCGACGCGCGCGCCCGGGAGGTGCGGACGGTTCAGCCGTCGTCGCCGGAGCCGGGTCCGTCCTCGCGCAGCGTCGACGGGGTCGACCGGGCACCGGAGCGGTAG
- a CDS encoding uracil-DNA glycosylase, translating into MMAKPLNEVVEAGWAQALEPVAETITAMGEFLRAEIAAGRRYLPAGANVLRAFQQPFDEVRVLLVGQDPYPTPGHAVGLSFSVAPETRPLPRSLQNIFREYAEDLGHPAPTSGDLTPWTEQGVLLLNRCLTVAPGEPASHRNKGWEEVTEQAIRALVARDAEPMVAILWGRDARDLAPLLEDVPTIESAHPSPMSADRGFFGSRPFSRANDLLEEIGGEPVDWKLP; encoded by the coding sequence CTGATGGCCAAGCCGCTGAACGAGGTCGTCGAGGCCGGGTGGGCCCAGGCCCTGGAACCGGTCGCCGAGACGATCACCGCGATGGGCGAGTTCCTGCGCGCCGAGATCGCCGCGGGCCGCCGTTACCTGCCCGCCGGGGCGAACGTGCTGCGCGCGTTCCAGCAGCCCTTCGACGAGGTCCGGGTGCTGCTCGTCGGACAGGACCCGTACCCGACCCCGGGCCACGCGGTCGGGCTGTCGTTCTCCGTCGCCCCCGAGACCCGCCCGCTGCCGCGCTCGCTGCAGAACATCTTCCGCGAGTACGCCGAGGACCTCGGGCACCCGGCGCCCACCTCCGGTGACCTGACCCCGTGGACCGAGCAGGGCGTGCTGCTGCTCAACCGGTGCCTGACCGTCGCCCCCGGGGAGCCGGCCTCGCACCGCAACAAGGGCTGGGAGGAGGTCACCGAGCAGGCGATCCGCGCCCTGGTGGCCCGCGACGCCGAGCCGATGGTCGCGATCCTGTGGGGCCGCGACGCCCGCGACCTCGCTCCGCTGCTGGAGGACGTGCCGACGATCGAGTCGGCCCACCCGTCGCCGATGTCGGCCGACCGCGGCTTCTTCGGGTCGCGGCCCTTCAGCCGGGCCAACGACCTGCTGGAGGAGATCGGCGGGGAACCCGTCGACTGGAAGCTGCCCTAG
- a CDS encoding DUF1707 SHOCT-like domain-containing protein — protein sequence MDDPGDMRISDADREAAARRLHDAVGEGRITLSELEERLDAVYAARVARDLEPPLADLPGGLPPSVTALAPVPARPPAPSERVRLTTAAGTIKRTGDWQVPAALHLSSSMGTIHLDLSEVRSLPPRIDVEVALGMGEVVLVLPEGGTADVDGTKASWGEVKTRVPSTPGAAGPHLVVHGKVGMGSVTVRGARRSWWRSVVG from the coding sequence GTGGACGACCCGGGGGACATGCGCATATCGGATGCCGACCGTGAGGCGGCGGCCCGCCGGCTGCACGACGCGGTCGGCGAGGGCCGCATCACGTTGAGCGAGCTGGAGGAACGGCTCGACGCGGTCTACGCCGCGCGCGTCGCCCGGGACCTGGAGCCGCCGCTGGCGGACCTGCCGGGCGGGCTGCCGCCGTCGGTCACCGCTCTGGCGCCCGTCCCCGCCCGTCCGCCCGCGCCGTCGGAGCGGGTGCGGCTGACGACCGCGGCGGGGACGATCAAGCGCACCGGGGACTGGCAGGTTCCCGCGGCGCTGCACCTGTCGTCGTCGATGGGGACCATCCACCTCGACCTGTCCGAGGTGCGGTCGCTGCCGCCGCGGATCGACGTCGAGGTCGCACTCGGGATGGGCGAGGTCGTGCTGGTCCTGCCCGAGGGCGGCACCGCCGACGTCGACGGCACGAAGGCGTCCTGGGGCGAGGTGAAGACCCGGGTGCCATCGACGCCCGGGGCGGCCGGGCCGCACCTCGTGGTGCACGGCAAGGTCGGCATGGGCTCGGTCACCGTGCGCGGGGCACGCCGCAGCTGGTGGCGCTCCGTGGTCGGCTGA
- the rpmB gene encoding 50S ribosomal protein L28 produces the protein MAAVCDVCGKGPGFGMSVSHSHRRTHRRWNPNIQTVRAAINGGNRRRINACTSCLKAGKVTRV, from the coding sequence GTGGCTGCCGTCTGCGACGTCTGTGGCAAGGGTCCGGGCTTCGGCATGTCCGTCTCGCACTCGCACCGCCGCACCCACCGCCGCTGGAACCCCAACATCCAGACGGTGCGCGCCGCGATCAACGGCGGCAACCGCCGTCGGATCAACGCCTGCACCTCCTGCCTGAAGGCGGGCAAGGTGACCCGCGTCTGA